A window from Gemmatimonadaceae bacterium encodes these proteins:
- a CDS encoding HAMP domain-containing protein, whose product MSTPPVDLVTEQRVPATRPRGLREPWLWFASLSVLIGAAWLREGAAWLAWLLAAVVLGLMALTLRTRAAARWRRTWFVAAALALLAVVASYHRSLAQMAGNGEEVRSALTEQAGRALAADVDREIEVLQGIARSALDAPSAPATAFAALAALVPEGSSRAVLVAKGRRPFAWSGRLLVALDSLPGATGIVATNFYLVAYALAERGGDLAVATSVVHAEPPADRLTPSLAADVARRFQVQGFGYAEPSAAREVPGAVTVQVAGVPVLAARAMVPALDALRGRAWERAVPRAATALAAMLLLLLAVAWRRETGLTSRFFAIAVALLLPVILPLARLSNVGTVFDPSFFFVRSGWRFTANAGALALTAGLLLLALLSARRARLRLPTRAQAAIGIVVVAGVAPFLLRELASGLQVPAIGVSAGLWVSWQVTIFLASVTVLLLGVTLGQGAIAGDRGLPSWVAPGLAVLAALLAPSLLEAPGRFPQAYTILWVAAIAALGITRRARTVVLPVAIVAACGAATLVWFSAVRERVDLAIADVQGLSRADRDAAVLLDRYASVLDPARAARSRVELLSQFARSELAGAEYPAEITSWGTDGAMLADLVVGRAPGSTHGVNLFAYEAQRTQQPSITEVRGDPGMHLVLAVPHADGSATTLVVAPRSRLVPQDPFGAFLGLSPPPAPEPPYTLRQGDATNAAPTAPSFRGAWQRTGSELHGDWQLPGIGGLSQRVHAVVDLRSMDALLVRGVLLVLLDLAILGSIWLLIVTAEGVLPRWWRARRREILTSYRTRLSATLFLCFLLPSLLFGFWSFGRLQADDRQARDLVVRETLRAVAGDTVDLAAAAVRFETPLFLYASGLLVSTSDPLLDALAPVGRLLPPGVIAALVDGDEVTTGLEESVGPANVRLGFRAATDSAGVQYVLAAPARLDERLLDRRRNDLAMFLLFALAAGALAALWASGAASRQLSRPIRVLRESALALARGERTPALRDDPPLEFTPVFRAFRQMTAELAESREALEGAERRLAATLRNVASGVLALDEHDRVTFANPRVEAVLGEPVQVGARLPAAARELLGDSLDALRSGSADDIGVELEAGGRRLSLRLARLAPGSRRTVVTVDDVTEVTRAERVLAWGEMARQVAHEIKNPLTPMRLGLQHLRRARSDARVDFEQVLEENTARMLAEIDRLDEIARAFSRYGAAPTPAPATEAVDLVAIVRDVLQLEQMGHSAVTWESELPPGPLRVVARERELRDVLLNLLENARLAGASRVWLEVLPPPAGAAAGEARVTVHLRDDGSGIPSHLLERVFEPQFSTRTSGSGLGLAISRRLIESWGGSIGAAANAPAGTVMTLRLVPASEA is encoded by the coding sequence GTGAGTACCCCCCCGGTCGACCTCGTCACGGAGCAACGCGTCCCCGCCACCAGGCCCCGCGGACTGCGCGAGCCCTGGCTGTGGTTCGCGTCGCTCAGCGTGCTCATCGGGGCAGCCTGGCTGCGCGAAGGCGCCGCCTGGCTGGCTTGGCTGCTGGCGGCCGTCGTGCTGGGGCTGATGGCGCTGACCCTGCGAACGCGGGCCGCCGCGCGCTGGCGGCGCACGTGGTTTGTCGCCGCTGCACTCGCGCTGCTGGCCGTTGTCGCGTCCTACCACCGCAGTCTCGCGCAGATGGCCGGCAACGGGGAGGAGGTGCGTAGCGCGCTCACCGAGCAGGCCGGCCGCGCACTGGCTGCGGATGTTGATCGCGAGATCGAGGTCCTCCAAGGCATCGCCCGCTCGGCCCTGGACGCACCCTCGGCGCCCGCGACCGCCTTCGCGGCGCTCGCCGCGCTCGTGCCCGAAGGCAGCTCGCGGGCGGTCCTCGTGGCCAAGGGGCGTCGTCCCTTCGCCTGGAGCGGGCGACTGCTCGTGGCGCTCGACTCCCTGCCGGGCGCCACCGGGATCGTGGCGACCAACTTCTATTTGGTGGCCTATGCCTTGGCCGAGCGGGGCGGGGACCTGGCCGTCGCCACCTCGGTGGTGCACGCGGAGCCGCCGGCGGACCGCCTAACCCCATCGTTGGCCGCCGACGTCGCGCGCCGGTTTCAGGTGCAGGGTTTCGGCTACGCGGAGCCGAGTGCGGCGCGGGAGGTGCCCGGCGCGGTCACGGTGCAGGTGGCGGGAGTGCCCGTACTGGCTGCCCGCGCGATGGTGCCGGCGCTCGACGCGCTGCGCGGCCGCGCCTGGGAGCGCGCCGTGCCGCGGGCCGCCACCGCACTCGCCGCGATGCTGCTCCTGCTGCTCGCGGTGGCCTGGCGGCGGGAGACCGGCCTCACCTCGCGGTTCTTTGCTATCGCCGTGGCCTTGCTGTTGCCGGTCATCCTGCCCTTGGCGCGCCTGTCCAACGTCGGGACCGTCTTCGATCCCTCGTTCTTCTTCGTACGATCCGGCTGGCGCTTCACGGCCAACGCCGGGGCGCTGGCCCTCACGGCCGGCCTCTTGCTGCTGGCCCTGCTGTCGGCGCGCCGTGCACGCCTCCGTCTGCCGACGCGCGCCCAGGCCGCCATCGGCATCGTCGTGGTCGCTGGCGTCGCCCCGTTCCTGCTGCGCGAGTTGGCCAGCGGTCTCCAGGTGCCGGCCATTGGCGTGTCGGCCGGGCTCTGGGTGTCGTGGCAGGTCACGATCTTCCTCGCCTCGGTGACCGTGCTGCTCCTCGGCGTCACGCTGGGGCAGGGCGCCATCGCCGGCGATCGTGGCCTGCCGAGTTGGGTCGCACCAGGTCTGGCGGTGCTGGCCGCGCTGCTCGCACCCTCGCTGCTCGAGGCGCCGGGCCGCTTCCCCCAGGCCTACACGATCCTCTGGGTTGCCGCCATCGCCGCCCTTGGCATCACGCGGCGCGCGCGCACCGTCGTGTTGCCCGTGGCGATCGTGGCGGCCTGCGGCGCCGCGACCCTGGTCTGGTTCTCCGCGGTGCGCGAACGGGTGGACCTCGCGATTGCCGACGTGCAGGGACTCTCGCGGGCCGACCGCGATGCGGCGGTGCTGCTGGATCGCTACGCCTCGGTGCTCGACCCGGCCCGCGCCGCACGCTCCCGTGTCGAGTTGCTCTCACAGTTCGCGCGCAGCGAACTGGCCGGCGCGGAGTATCCGGCCGAGATCACGAGCTGGGGCACCGACGGCGCCATGCTGGCCGACCTGGTCGTCGGGCGCGCGCCGGGCTCGACGCACGGCGTGAACCTGTTCGCCTACGAGGCGCAGCGCACCCAGCAGCCCAGTATCACCGAGGTGCGCGGCGATCCCGGCATGCACCTGGTGCTCGCCGTGCCCCACGCGGATGGCAGCGCGACCACCTTGGTCGTCGCGCCGCGCTCGCGCCTCGTGCCGCAGGATCCCTTCGGCGCCTTCCTGGGACTCTCGCCGCCGCCAGCGCCGGAACCCCCGTACACGCTGCGCCAGGGCGACGCGACCAACGCGGCGCCCACGGCCCCGAGCTTCCGCGGCGCCTGGCAGCGCACGGGCAGCGAACTGCACGGCGACTGGCAACTCCCGGGCATCGGCGGGCTCAGCCAACGCGTGCACGCGGTCGTGGACCTACGGTCGATGGACGCCCTGCTCGTGCGCGGCGTGCTGCTCGTGCTCCTCGACCTCGCCATCCTCGGCTCCATCTGGCTCTTGATCGTGACCGCCGAAGGGGTGCTGCCGCGCTGGTGGCGAGCGCGCCGCCGCGAGATCCTCACGAGCTACCGCACGCGCCTCTCGGCCACGCTCTTCCTCTGCTTCCTGCTACCCTCGCTGCTGTTCGGATTCTGGTCCTTTGGCCGCCTGCAGGCCGACGATCGACAGGCGCGCGACTTGGTGGTGCGGGAAACGCTGCGCGCCGTCGCCGGCGACACCGTGGACCTGGCCGCGGCAGCCGTGCGTTTCGAGACGCCGCTCTTTCTCTACGCGAGCGGCCTGCTGGTCAGCACCAGCGATCCGCTGCTCGATGCGCTCGCGCCCGTCGGTCGCCTCCTGCCACCCGGTGTGATCGCCGCGCTGGTGGACGGTGACGAGGTCACGACCGGCCTCGAAGAGTCGGTGGGACCGGCCAACGTGCGGCTCGGCTTCCGCGCCGCCACGGACTCTGCCGGTGTGCAGTACGTCCTGGCCGCGCCCGCGCGTCTCGACGAGCGTCTGCTCGACCGCCGGCGCAACGACCTCGCGATGTTCCTGCTCTTCGCGTTGGCGGCCGGCGCCTTGGCCGCGCTCTGGGCCAGCGGCGCCGCCTCGCGCCAGCTGTCGAGGCCCATCCGTGTGCTCCGAGAGTCGGCGCTCGCGCTGGCCCGCGGCGAGCGCACGCCGGCCCTGCGCGACGACCCGCCGCTGGAGTTCACGCCGGTGTTTCGCGCGTTCCGACAGATGACGGCGGAGTTGGCCGAGAGTCGCGAGGCGCTCGAGGGCGCCGAGCGCCGGCTGGCGGCGACACTGCGGAACGTGGCCAGCGGCGTCCTCGCCCTGGACGAGCACGACCGCGTCACCTTCGCCAACCCGCGCGTGGAGGCCGTCCTTGGCGAACCCGTCCAGGTGGGCGCACGACTGCCCGCCGCCGCGCGCGAACTCCTCGGCGACTCGCTCGACGCCCTGCGCAGTGGCAGTGCCGACGACATCGGCGTGGAACTCGAGGCCGGCGGCCGCCGCCTCAGCCTCCGCCTCGCGCGCCTCGCGCCGGGCTCGCGCCGCACCGTCGTTACCGTCGATGACGTCACCGAAGTGACGCGCGCCGAGCGCGTGCTGGCCTGGGGCGAGATGGCCCGCCAGGTGGCCCACGAGATCAAGAATCCCCTCACGCCGATGCGCCTCGGCCTCCAGCACCTCCGCCGCGCCCGCAGCGATGCGCGCGTGGACTTCGAGCAGGTGCTCGAGGAGAACACGGCGCGGATGCTCGCCGAGATCGACCGTCTGGATGAAATCGCGCGCGCGTTCAGCCGCTACGGCGCCGCGCCCACGCCCGCACCCGCCACCGAGGCGGTGGATCTCGTGGCCATCGTGCGCGACGTGCTGCAACTCGAGCAGATGGGTCATTCCGCCGTGACCTGGGAGTCGGAGCTCCCGCCAGGGCCACTGCGGGTGGTGGCCCGCGAGCGCGAGTTGCGCGATGTGCTGCTCAACCTGCTCGAGAATGCGCGGCTGGCGGGTGCCTCGCGCGTGTGGCTCGAAGTACTGCCCCCCCCGGCGGGCGCCGCGGCCGGGGAGGCGCGCGTCACCGTGCATCTCCGCGACGACGGCAGCGGCATTCCCTCCCACTTGCTGGAGCGCGTGTTCGAGCCCCAGTTCTCCACCCGCACCAGCGGGAGCGGCCTTGGGCTGGCCATCAGCCGGCGTCTCATTGAGTCCTGGGGCGGCAGCATCGGGGCCGCGGCCAACGCACCCGCCGGCACGGTGATGACCCTCCGGCTGGTTCCCGCATCCGAAGCCTGA
- a CDS encoding protein kinase gives MNTAESATPNRHSTGIPPHLDGWQLPPDWRWGNEGVYTPHRHAHEVIDALGRSLALVTAPDPTHHPWLFAEARHLAHRNHPSIPTTYHFWQQHVGSRRGPGYLRRWISGETVGERLRRNGPETVPFALRVLRAIGSTLAYLHDSGGVHGAVSPESVYLTPTGRIWLLGWQWAVPATERPQGLEPHTAWNPQVPEWRGNWRSTPESDQWQLGALAFALLTGEVPEAGAVPPIRIARPETPATVAELVDKLLHESPSERFASVAGMLRRIERISGTAALAFPGTEQASGEHVAVSEEDRLRWATGDDYEVLAPLGNGTYGSVWRVRDLSLEREVALKMLHPVVARNAVAVARFRREAQLAAQLQHPAIVPIFAWDNKGDVNWYIMELEEEGSVADLVKRSGPRPFEEIAPQVDAILDGLAVAHQAGIIHRDLKPENILIDRYRRWRVADFGIANALGSQVAGASGTPAFAAPEQLLGEEQGVGTDLFAVAAIVIFALSGKVPFEGEDGRAILAAQLARRADLDQFPDALARWLDRALSPDPKARYADAERMRAAWRTTVRDVMREQRRAGNVVWRSLRRLGAAFRARPSAAP, from the coding sequence ATGAACACCGCCGAGTCCGCGACGCCCAACCGTCACTCGACCGGAATTCCGCCGCACCTCGACGGATGGCAGTTGCCTCCGGACTGGCGCTGGGGGAACGAGGGCGTGTACACGCCGCATCGCCACGCGCACGAGGTGATCGATGCCCTCGGCCGCTCGCTGGCGCTGGTCACGGCGCCGGACCCGACGCACCATCCCTGGCTCTTCGCCGAGGCGCGGCACCTCGCGCACCGCAACCATCCGAGCATCCCGACCACCTACCACTTCTGGCAGCAGCACGTCGGGAGTCGGCGCGGACCCGGCTACCTGCGGCGCTGGATCTCCGGCGAGACGGTCGGCGAGCGCCTGCGGCGCAACGGGCCGGAAACGGTGCCCTTCGCGCTGCGCGTGCTGCGCGCCATCGGATCCACGCTGGCGTACCTGCACGACTCGGGCGGCGTGCACGGCGCGGTGTCACCGGAGTCGGTCTACCTCACGCCGACGGGCCGCATCTGGCTGCTGGGCTGGCAGTGGGCGGTGCCGGCCACCGAGCGCCCGCAGGGCCTGGAGCCGCACACGGCCTGGAACCCGCAGGTGCCCGAATGGCGCGGCAACTGGCGCTCGACCCCTGAGTCCGACCAGTGGCAGCTGGGCGCGCTGGCCTTTGCGCTGTTGACGGGCGAGGTGCCCGAGGCAGGCGCCGTGCCGCCGATCCGCATCGCGCGGCCGGAGACGCCGGCGACGGTGGCAGAGCTTGTGGACAAGCTGCTGCACGAATCGCCGTCAGAACGTTTCGCATCGGTGGCGGGGATGCTCCGGCGCATCGAGCGCATTTCCGGGACGGCGGCGCTGGCGTTCCCGGGCACCGAGCAGGCTAGCGGCGAACACGTTGCGGTGTCCGAGGAGGACCGCCTCCGCTGGGCCACGGGCGACGACTACGAGGTGCTCGCGCCCTTGGGTAACGGCACCTACGGCTCCGTGTGGCGCGTGCGAGACCTCTCGCTCGAACGCGAGGTCGCGCTCAAGATGTTGCATCCGGTCGTCGCTCGGAACGCCGTGGCGGTGGCGCGCTTCCGTCGCGAGGCGCAGCTGGCCGCACAGCTCCAGCATCCGGCCATCGTGCCCATCTTCGCCTGGGACAACAAGGGCGACGTGAACTGGTACATCATGGAGCTCGAGGAAGAGGGCTCCGTCGCCGACTTGGTGAAGCGCTCAGGCCCACGGCCCTTCGAGGAAATCGCGCCGCAGGTGGATGCCATCCTGGATGGCCTCGCCGTGGCGCATCAGGCTGGGATCATCCACCGCGACCTCAAGCCCGAGAACATCCTGATCGATCGCTACCGGCGCTGGCGCGTCGCCGACTTCGGCATCGCGAACGCCCTGGGTTCACAGGTCGCCGGTGCCTCGGGCACACCCGCCTTCGCCGCGCCGGAGCAACTACTGGGCGAGGAGCAGGGCGTCGGGACCGACCTGTTCGCCGTGGCCGCCATCGTGATCTTCGCGCTCTCGGGCAAGGTGCCCTTCGAGGGCGAGGACGGGCGCGCCATCCTCGCGGCGCAGCTGGCGCGGCGCGCCGACCTCGATCAGTTCCCCGACGCGCTCGCCCGCTGGCTGGACCGCGCGCTGTCGCCCGACCCGAAGGCGCGCTACGCCGACGCCGAGCGGATGCGCGCCGCCTGGCGCACGACCGTGCGTGACGTGATGCGCGAGCAGCGCCGGGCCGGGAATGTCGTGTGGCGCTCGTTGCGACGCCTCGGGGCCGCGTTTCGCGCGCGGCCCAGCGCTGCGCCCTAG
- a CDS encoding response regulator — protein MNPRSHPPTADKVVASLAAWRRRLLFTVVSLGVAVVLAFTFERMASADTEHSSAVLREASHAQRMLLSANFLAQILQAGIPAHQASDPAALVDTVHAAVATLRAMTADNPRAQLRLDSLQRAMQRWDTLFIGRVRDGEPPTSSRSLRGLLEFDRLSRQLDTFIAEEYRLEAERLARRSQVLWTAFTLVMLLIVGAGFASQRLTSTLARDAETAAEQQHFIEEQATELEQQALVQEEQAAQLEEQATALRERVAEREDANRQLRDTTVFLDSALESAPIGIAFFDRSLRYHRVNSALATINGITAEEHLGRTLEEIVPDLAGKTRPVMERVLESGASVSGLILHGATSAHDRTRRRFSATFYPIARADEKPVGVGVMVVDTTEQHQLETQLRQSQKLEAVGRLAGGVAHDFNNVLTVIQSYAEVLAMELELDGRAVEEVTAIRAAADRAAALARQLLAFSRRDVIIPRDVDVAAVITGMDLILRRLLRQGVELRVLLADESFTVRMDAGQLEQVVMNLAINAVDAMPKGGTLTIRTLTDELPEGSAVAIEVEDTGSGMSAEVQERLFEPFFTTKPTGQGTGLGLATSYAIVREAGGVIKVDSKVGVGSRIRVLLPRMVAGSIADPARRLSPAYGLPAARDGERILLVEDEPSIRAALSRILRGAGYSVLEAGDGGEALRLAQNDSDLIHLLLTDVMMPGIGGKELVQRLRATHPDTRVIMMSGYTDDADLRESLGSAQFTFLQKPFAARAVLSAVRDALLPSA, from the coding sequence ATGAACCCTCGCAGCCACCCCCCCACCGCCGACAAGGTCGTCGCGTCACTCGCCGCGTGGCGACGGCGTTTGCTGTTCACGGTGGTCTCGCTTGGCGTGGCGGTAGTACTGGCGTTCACGTTTGAGCGCATGGCCTCCGCCGACACGGAGCATTCGTCTGCGGTGCTGCGCGAGGCCAGCCACGCGCAGCGGATGCTGCTGAGCGCCAACTTCCTCGCACAGATCCTGCAGGCGGGAATCCCGGCACACCAGGCGTCGGACCCTGCGGCGCTCGTGGACACCGTCCACGCGGCGGTCGCGACCCTGCGGGCAATGACGGCCGACAACCCGCGGGCGCAACTGCGACTGGACTCGCTGCAGCGAGCGATGCAGCGCTGGGACACCCTCTTCATCGGGCGGGTGCGCGACGGGGAGCCGCCAACCTCAAGCCGCAGCCTCCGCGGGCTGCTGGAATTCGACCGCCTGTCCCGACAGCTCGACACCTTCATTGCCGAGGAGTACCGGCTGGAGGCCGAGCGCCTCGCCCGCCGGTCGCAGGTGCTGTGGACGGCCTTCACGCTCGTCATGCTTCTGATTGTCGGCGCCGGCTTCGCGAGCCAGCGCCTGACCTCCACGTTGGCGCGCGATGCCGAGACCGCCGCCGAGCAGCAGCACTTCATCGAGGAACAGGCCACGGAGCTTGAACAGCAGGCCTTGGTCCAGGAGGAGCAGGCCGCACAGCTCGAGGAGCAGGCCACGGCCCTGCGCGAGCGGGTGGCCGAGCGCGAGGACGCGAATCGCCAGCTGCGCGACACGACGGTGTTCCTCGACTCGGCCCTTGAAAGCGCGCCGATCGGCATCGCCTTCTTCGACCGTTCCCTGCGCTACCACCGCGTGAACTCCGCCCTTGCCACGATCAACGGCATCACCGCCGAGGAGCACCTGGGGCGCACGCTGGAGGAGATCGTGCCGGACCTCGCGGGCAAGACGCGACCGGTGATGGAGCGCGTGCTGGAGAGCGGGGCCTCGGTATCCGGCCTGATCCTTCACGGCGCCACGAGCGCACACGACCGCACGAGGCGCCGCTTCAGCGCCACGTTCTATCCCATCGCGCGGGCGGACGAGAAGCCGGTGGGCGTCGGCGTGATGGTCGTGGACACCACCGAGCAGCACCAGCTGGAGACACAGCTGCGGCAGTCACAGAAGCTGGAAGCAGTGGGTCGACTCGCCGGCGGCGTGGCCCACGACTTCAACAACGTGTTGACCGTGATCCAGAGCTACGCCGAGGTGCTGGCGATGGAGCTGGAGCTTGACGGCCGCGCGGTCGAGGAAGTGACGGCGATTCGCGCGGCCGCCGACCGGGCCGCCGCCCTGGCGCGGCAGCTGCTGGCCTTCAGCCGTCGCGACGTGATCATCCCGCGTGATGTGGACGTAGCCGCCGTGATCACCGGGATGGACCTCATCCTGCGCCGGCTGCTGCGGCAGGGTGTGGAGCTTCGCGTGCTCTTGGCCGACGAGTCCTTCACCGTGCGGATGGACGCCGGCCAGCTCGAGCAGGTCGTGATGAACCTCGCCATCAATGCCGTGGATGCGATGCCCAAGGGCGGCACGCTCACCATTCGCACGCTAACCGACGAGCTGCCGGAAGGCTCAGCCGTGGCCATCGAAGTCGAGGACACGGGTTCGGGGATGTCGGCCGAAGTCCAGGAGCGGCTGTTCGAGCCTTTCTTCACGACGAAGCCGACGGGACAGGGTACGGGCCTCGGGCTGGCGACATCCTACGCCATCGTCCGCGAGGCGGGCGGCGTGATCAAGGTGGACAGCAAGGTCGGCGTGGGTTCGCGCATTCGCGTGCTGCTGCCCCGGATGGTCGCGGGCAGCATCGCCGATCCCGCGCGGCGGCTCTCGCCGGCGTATGGGCTCCCGGCCGCGCGCGACGGCGAGCGCATCTTGCTGGTCGAGGACGAGCCATCCATTCGCGCGGCGCTGTCGCGCATCCTGCGCGGGGCGGGCTATTCCGTGCTCGAGGCTGGCGACGGCGGCGAGGCCCTGCGTCTGGCGCAGAACGACAGCGACCTCATCCACCTGCTGCTGACCGACGTGATGATGCCGGGCATCGGCGGCAAGGAACTGGTGCAGCGCCTCCGGGCCACACACCCGGACACGCGGGTCATCATGATGTCGGGCTACACCGACGACGCGGACCTGCGTGAATCGCTCGGCAGCGCGCAGTTCACCTTCCTGCAGAAGCCCTTCGCCGCGCGTGCCGTGCTCTCGGCCGTGCGCGACGCCCTGCTCCCCAGCGCCTAG
- a CDS encoding TonB-dependent receptor yields the protein MNNAQSLAGIDAIRAAAGPIASSRAAASRAAAALLVAALAPIGLAAQADSTRRAVPDSSAQALEAVRIDVARSDARLDRLPWAVGSQSAVELRRAQATVGIDEALANIPGVVVANRYNFALDQRVSIRGAGSRANFGLRGIKVLLDGVPQSLPDGQSQLTNVDLAVIDKVEVLRGSASSLYGNGSGGVIAFTTDLRSPDPLGLTLRQTTGSFGLQKTQARVHGRAGRAVGMLSASRTTFEGFRQYSTADTRQLLGAVDYALSDRLTLQLRGGAAEVPKALNPGALTAAEYDANPDTAALGNVTRGASREVSQRYASVRLRGALARGEWSTVLYGQRRFVYNALAVTPPGGSGSPSNPNGTYNQLDRRVTGLRADLSRSLGSARPLRVSTGLDVQRSHDVRLNQAATGGRPSGPNDTLLVHQGETVLNLGPFVQAQWEPTPRLTTSAGVRYDHLAFSVQDRFLADGTDDTGDRTMTAASGHVGAALRVSRAFVPYANIATAFETPTTTELNASPDGAGGFNPTLGPQRLRTVEVGARGRIGSHSSYELAVFQVDATDAIVQFLETDGRAYFRNAGQTRNRGVELGVVTQARSWLELRAAWTWADYRFTDYVISLNATTTDTLDGNFLAGVPRQSLRLGARATLGAATLDVDHSTQAKMFGDDRNLVPVDGWGAGQLNIRAAYTGWWNGWRLEPFASVQNALNTAYVGAVTLNGFGGRVLEPAPLRNWYLGMEIALPLVPR from the coding sequence GTGAACAACGCACAGAGCCTAGCCGGCATCGACGCCATTCGAGCCGCCGCCGGCCCAATCGCGTCCTCGCGAGCCGCCGCCTCCCGGGCGGCCGCGGCCCTCCTCGTTGCGGCGCTGGCTCCCATCGGTCTTGCGGCCCAGGCTGATTCCACGCGCCGCGCGGTGCCGGACTCGTCTGCGCAGGCGCTGGAGGCCGTCCGGATTGACGTCGCCCGCAGCGATGCCCGCCTGGATCGCCTTCCCTGGGCGGTGGGGAGCCAGTCGGCGGTCGAGCTGCGCCGCGCACAGGCCACGGTAGGCATTGACGAGGCGCTGGCCAACATCCCCGGCGTCGTCGTGGCGAACCGCTACAACTTCGCCCTCGATCAACGCGTCTCGATCCGCGGCGCCGGCTCGCGCGCAAACTTCGGCTTGCGCGGCATCAAGGTGCTGCTCGACGGCGTGCCGCAATCGCTGCCCGACGGCCAAAGCCAGCTGACCAACGTGGACCTGGCGGTGATCGACAAGGTCGAGGTGTTGCGCGGATCCGCGAGTTCGCTCTATGGCAATGGCTCCGGCGGCGTGATCGCGTTCACGACGGACCTCCGCTCGCCTGATCCGCTCGGTCTCACGTTGCGGCAGACCACGGGTTCGTTCGGGCTGCAGAAGACGCAGGCGCGGGTGCACGGGCGCGCTGGTCGCGCCGTCGGCATGCTCTCGGCCTCGCGTACCACCTTCGAGGGCTTCCGGCAGTACAGCACCGCGGACACGCGCCAGTTGCTCGGCGCCGTCGACTACGCGCTCTCGGACCGGCTTACGCTCCAATTGCGTGGCGGGGCCGCCGAGGTGCCGAAGGCATTGAATCCTGGTGCGCTGACGGCGGCGGAGTACGACGCGAATCCGGACACCGCGGCTTTGGGCAACGTCACGCGCGGTGCCAGTCGTGAGGTCTCGCAACGCTACGCGTCGGTTCGACTGCGTGGGGCGCTGGCGCGCGGCGAGTGGAGCACGGTGTTGTATGGGCAGCGGCGCTTCGTCTACAACGCGCTGGCCGTGACGCCGCCTGGAGGTTCGGGCAGTCCTTCGAATCCGAACGGCACCTACAACCAGCTGGACCGGCGTGTCACCGGATTGCGCGCGGACCTCTCACGGTCGCTCGGCAGCGCGCGCCCGCTACGCGTTTCCACCGGACTCGACGTGCAGCGCTCCCACGACGTACGGCTCAACCAGGCCGCCACCGGTGGGCGTCCCAGCGGGCCCAACGACACCCTGTTGGTGCACCAGGGCGAGACCGTGCTCAACCTTGGCCCCTTCGTCCAGGCACAATGGGAGCCGACGCCGCGCCTCACCACCAGCGCGGGCGTCCGCTACGATCACCTCGCCTTCTCCGTGCAGGACCGCTTCCTGGCCGACGGCACCGACGATACCGGCGACCGCACGATGACAGCGGCCAGCGGCCACGTGGGCGCGGCGCTCCGTGTTTCCCGCGCCTTCGTGCCCTACGCGAACATCGCCACGGCATTTGAGACGCCGACCACGACGGAGTTGAACGCCAGCCCTGATGGTGCCGGCGGATTCAATCCCACGCTCGGACCGCAGCGTCTGCGGACGGTGGAGGTCGGCGCGCGCGGTCGCATCGGGAGCCACAGCAGCTACGAACTTGCCGTGTTCCAGGTGGATGCCACGGACGCCATCGTGCAGTTCCTCGAGACGGACGGCCGCGCCTACTTCCGCAACGCCGGTCAGACGCGCAACCGGGGCGTTGAGCTCGGTGTGGTCACGCAGGCGCGGTCCTGGCTGGAGCTGCGTGCGGCCTGGACCTGGGCGGACTATCGCTTCACCGACTACGTGATCTCGCTGAATGCCACGACCACGGACACGCTCGATGGCAACTTCCTCGCCGGCGTACCGCGGCAGAGCCTGCGCCTCGGGGCACGCGCCACCCTCGGCGCCGCCACGCTGGACGTGGACCACTCCACGCAGGCCAAGATGTTCGGGGACGACCGCAACCTCGTGCCGGTGGACGGCTGGGGCGCGGGGCAGTTGAACATCCGCGCGGCGTACACGGGCTGGTGGAATGGATGGCGCCTGGAGCCCTTCGCGTCGGTGCAGAACGCCCTCAACACGGCCTACGTGGGCGCGGTGACGCTCAACGGGTTCGGCGGGCGTGTGCTCGAGCCGGCGCCGTTGCGGAACTGGTACCTGGGGATGGAGATCGCCCTGCCGCTGGTCCCGCGCTAG
- a CDS encoding SET domain-containing protein-lysine N-methyltransferase, giving the protein MSTSSLAFEVRNSAIAGRGAFATRPIKQGERIIEYTGERITHEEADRRYDDESMDEHHTFLFTVSNRTVIDATHGGNEARFINHSCDPNCETEIVRGRVWISAIQDIALGEELHYDYAYERSGDETEADEKMYKCLCGTAKCRGSIMEPIATFEARQREEARAKQRRAAAKRKKLQRA; this is encoded by the coding sequence ATGTCGACGTCATCTCTTGCCTTTGAAGTCCGCAACTCGGCCATCGCCGGCCGCGGTGCCTTTGCCACCCGCCCCATCAAGCAGGGCGAGCGCATCATCGAGTACACGGGGGAGCGCATCACCCACGAGGAAGCCGACCGTCGCTACGACGATGAGTCGATGGACGAGCACCACACCTTCCTCTTCACGGTGTCCAACCGCACGGTGATCGACGCGACGCACGGCGGCAACGAGGCGCGCTTCATCAATCACTCCTGCGACCCAAACTGCGAGACGGAGATCGTCCGCGGTCGCGTGTGGATCTCGGCGATCCAGGACATCGCCCTCGGTGAGGAACTGCACTACGACTACGCCTATGAGCGCAGCGGCGACGAGACGGAGGCGGACGAGAAGATGTACAAGTGCCTCTGCGGCACGGCCAAGTGTCGCGGCTCGATCATGGAGCCCATCGCGACCTTCGAGGCCCGCCAGCGCGAGGAAGCGCGCGCCAAGCAGCGCCGCGCCGCGGCGAAGCGGAAGAAGCTCCAGCGGGCGTAG